One Yoonia sp. BS5-3 genomic window carries:
- a CDS encoding ABC transporter permease, producing the protein MTGTAIISALAVWGTGWFINARLAASPAAKTRAVQLLVPAIFGLTLLIMWELLVRLLEISPIILPAPTAIASRFARELPTLWVDFEQTIIKGAMTGYVIGAFAAFVVAIIADRSDFLTRGILPVGGFMAALPIVGTAPIFVKWLGSDWESKAAVVAVMVFFPILVNTVAGLRDTTAMQRDLMRTYGAGYWPTLFKLRLPAAMPFIFNGLKIATTLALIGAIVAEFFGSPTVGMGFRISTSVGQLALDMVWAEIVVAALAGSAFYGLMAWIEGRVTFWHPSQRK; encoded by the coding sequence ATGACCGGAACAGCGATCATCAGCGCATTGGCCGTTTGGGGAACGGGGTGGTTCATCAACGCCCGGCTTGCGGCCAGCCCGGCTGCAAAAACCCGCGCAGTGCAGCTATTGGTCCCTGCGATCTTTGGTCTGACCCTGCTGATCATGTGGGAATTGCTGGTGCGCTTGCTTGAGATCAGCCCCATCATCCTGCCCGCGCCCACGGCCATTGCCAGCCGGTTCGCGCGAGAGCTGCCAACGCTCTGGGTGGATTTTGAACAGACCATCATCAAGGGGGCGATGACCGGCTACGTCATCGGGGCCTTTGCGGCCTTTGTCGTGGCGATCATCGCGGACAGGTCTGACTTTTTAACCCGCGGCATTCTGCCCGTTGGCGGATTTATGGCCGCGTTGCCTATCGTAGGTACCGCACCAATTTTCGTGAAATGGCTCGGCAGTGATTGGGAATCCAAGGCGGCCGTTGTCGCTGTGATGGTGTTTTTCCCGATCCTGGTGAACACCGTGGCCGGGCTACGGGACACGACTGCAATGCAACGGGACCTGATGCGCACCTATGGGGCGGGCTATTGGCCAACGCTGTTCAAACTGCGCCTGCCCGCCGCGATGCCATTCATTTTCAATGGACTTAAGATCGCGACAACTTTGGCGCTGATCGGGGCGATTGTTGCTGAATTTTTCGGCTCTCCCACTGTGGGCATGGGCTTTCGGATATCGACCAGCGTCGGGCAGCTTGCGCTTGATATGGTCTGGGCCGAGATTGTCGTCGCCGCACTGGCTGGCAGTGCATTCTACGGATTGATGGCATGGATTGAGGGGCGGGTGACCTTTTGGCACCCATCGCAACGCAAATAA